The Streptomonospora litoralis genome window below encodes:
- a CDS encoding coiled-coil domain-containing protein, with product MAPSDANTCNFPGCSRSVPRSSAPGRPPQYCDLPEHTRWRAWRERQRQQEQTDGQAGQDSAAADTAAPTAAPAVATPVSDARLRADELLTRFSVQAEQLAATLGSAREAFAAMTDPAGVEAQVEAARLDAARRVADAESARLEADNRRRAAEASRADADDAAASAVAAAGAAERMADQARTRRDAAESERDGAAADADSARAERAAAHVEYEAGLAQAQHRIDATEHAAEQRVEAERRRAADELAEVRERARAEEAALRERLSEQNRLADAAAERADDAERRAGESRLRAERGEAEAADARGRADDLAAERDRLSAALEQERGAAAEERERHRAELDRREAAAADSLAEAKQDAAARLAAVDDARAQALRRAERAEAQLDEALADLKQMRGLGAAEPAPVPRSDTGGTAGPG from the coding sequence GTGGCACCAAGCGACGCGAACACCTGCAACTTTCCCGGCTGCTCCCGAAGCGTGCCGCGCAGCTCCGCGCCCGGGCGCCCGCCGCAGTACTGCGACCTGCCCGAGCACACCCGGTGGCGCGCCTGGCGGGAGCGCCAGCGCCAGCAGGAGCAGACCGACGGGCAGGCCGGGCAGGATTCCGCGGCGGCCGACACCGCCGCGCCGACCGCCGCCCCGGCGGTCGCGACACCGGTCAGCGACGCGCGGTTGCGCGCGGACGAACTGCTCACCCGCTTCTCGGTGCAGGCCGAGCAGCTCGCCGCCACGCTGGGCTCCGCTCGTGAGGCGTTCGCCGCCATGACCGACCCGGCCGGAGTCGAGGCGCAGGTGGAGGCGGCGCGCCTCGACGCCGCGCGCAGAGTGGCCGACGCGGAGTCGGCGCGCCTGGAGGCCGACAACCGGCGCCGCGCCGCCGAAGCCTCGCGCGCCGACGCCGACGACGCCGCCGCGTCCGCCGTGGCGGCGGCCGGAGCGGCCGAGCGGATGGCCGACCAGGCCCGCACCCGACGCGATGCCGCCGAGTCGGAGCGCGACGGCGCAGCCGCCGACGCCGACAGCGCCCGTGCCGAGCGGGCCGCTGCGCACGTGGAGTACGAGGCCGGACTCGCCCAAGCCCAGCACCGCATCGACGCGACCGAACACGCCGCCGAGCAGCGCGTGGAGGCAGAGCGGCGGCGCGCGGCCGACGAGCTGGCCGAGGTCCGCGAGCGCGCCCGCGCCGAGGAGGCGGCGCTGCGCGAGCGGCTGTCCGAGCAGAACCGGCTCGCCGACGCGGCCGCCGAACGCGCCGACGACGCCGAGCGGCGCGCCGGGGAGTCCCGGCTGCGCGCCGAGCGGGGGGAGGCCGAGGCGGCGGATGCGCGCGGCCGCGCCGACGACCTTGCGGCCGAGCGCGACAGGCTTTCAGCTGCGCTGGAGCAGGAGCGCGGCGCCGCCGCCGAGGAGCGCGAGCGCCACCGCGCCGAGCTGGATCGCCGCGAGGCCGCGGCCGCCGACTCCCTCGCCGAGGCCAAGCAGGACGCCGCTGCGCGCCTGGCGGCGGTGGACGACGCCCGCGCCCAGGCGCTGCGCCGTGCCGAACGCGCCGAGGCGCAGCTGGACGAGGCGCTGGCCGACCTCAAACAGATGCGCGGCTTGGGCGCCGCCGAGCCCGCACCGGTGCCGCGTTCCGACACCGGCGGCACCGCCGGGCCGGGCTGA
- a CDS encoding cyclase family protein — protein sequence MTQLVDVSHQIAAGMTTYPGLPGPVIEEHISFEESQANYAQGTEFTIGRISLVSNTGTYLDTPAHRYRDGADLADLDLEKVADLPGVVIDAPHGGERAITAEAVKGIDVAGRAVLLRTGWDRHWRSEQYGSPEHPYLAADAARVLADAGAALVGIDSVNVDDTSQQSQGSRPVHSLLLAAGIPVVEHLCLLDRLPETGFSFFAVPVKIRGLATFPVRAFALVR from the coding sequence ATGACGCAGCTGGTCGACGTCAGCCACCAGATCGCGGCGGGCATGACCACCTACCCCGGCCTGCCGGGGCCGGTCATCGAGGAGCACATCTCCTTCGAGGAGTCCCAGGCGAACTACGCCCAGGGCACCGAGTTCACCATCGGCCGCATCTCGCTCGTCTCCAACACCGGCACCTACCTCGACACCCCCGCTCACCGCTACCGCGACGGCGCCGATCTCGCCGACCTGGACCTGGAGAAGGTCGCCGACCTGCCGGGCGTGGTGATCGACGCGCCGCACGGCGGCGAGCGCGCGATCACCGCCGAGGCGGTCAAGGGGATCGACGTAGCCGGACGCGCGGTCCTCCTGCGCACCGGCTGGGACCGGCACTGGCGCTCCGAGCAGTACGGTTCGCCCGAGCACCCCTACCTCGCCGCCGACGCGGCGCGGGTGCTGGCCGACGCCGGAGCCGCGCTCGTGGGCATCGACTCGGTCAACGTCGACGACACCTCACAGCAGAGCCAGGGGTCCCGGCCGGTGCACTCGCTGCTGCTCGCCGCAGGCATCCCCGTCGTCGAGCACCTGTGCCTGCTGGACCGGCTGCCCGAGACCGGCTTCTCCTTCTTCGCCGTACCGGTGAAAATCCGCGGACTCGCCACCTTCCCGGTCCGCGCGTTCGCCCTGGTGCGGTAA
- a CDS encoding FBP domain-containing protein yields the protein MNPATESDIRASFVNCSKGEAKRLPVLRDLADLPWDDLDFLGWRDPAAPDRGYLVGEHGSRLVGVVLRSAARRTRDVTRRSLCSLCVTSHPAGGVELMSARKAGAAGRQGDSAGVHMCADLACPLYVRGIKSPAAGGRLPEDMTLDEQIERTASRVGTFLSRVLG from the coding sequence GTGAATCCGGCAACCGAATCCGATATCCGCGCCTCCTTCGTCAACTGCTCCAAGGGCGAGGCCAAGCGGCTGCCCGTACTCCGCGACCTCGCCGACCTCCCGTGGGACGACTTGGACTTTCTGGGATGGCGCGATCCGGCCGCGCCGGACCGGGGCTACCTCGTGGGCGAGCACGGCTCCCGGTTGGTGGGAGTCGTCCTGCGCTCGGCGGCCCGGCGCACGCGCGACGTCACCCGGCGCAGTCTGTGCTCGTTGTGCGTGACGAGCCATCCGGCGGGCGGGGTGGAACTGATGAGCGCCCGCAAGGCCGGCGCGGCGGGCCGCCAGGGCGACTCGGCGGGGGTGCACATGTGCGCCGATCTGGCATGCCCGTTGTACGTCCGCGGCATCAAGTCCCCCGCCGCGGGCGGACGCCTGCCCGAGGACATGACCCTCGATGAGCAGATCGAGCGGACGGCCTCGCGGGTGGGGACGTTTCTGTCCCGCGTCCTGGGCTGA
- a CDS encoding FUSC family protein: MGTVHDQGATTSSGADDPTPSEPVWNPPTRVRPKVAERPHQRVDLKALFGLASGGWAWSTAVKAAVAMASSFGLAAVLFGPQVGTLAALGSMTVLYEKDTPFQYRSVALAVVGLGFVTCVAIGSLSGMNPWAAALAIGAVAGAATWLCGALRVDRPGALFFVLVCAISTIASGGLADVPLHALIAALGAGVGWLVSMSEGLVRGRHPEHRAVADAFHQLAALLRAIGTPRLDHVQHDASIAVARAWRIVLLSQTRGYRDTATAARLRALLRWVSDIHLAATDVSLARTERLPAVASDFADALAGAVGKPELAPDENELDELRRGLRPRSLEGRLYSRLARTAQAARRSEHEVQGRGLELHDVRYPPLLQSLRSSLSRGSLLRPTTLRMGITVAVAGVAGLALGIDRFYWISITATAVLQGGNVVLTVNRSLQRALGTLVGVLIGALLLSVQLPLAVTVVLAACFMGLTQLVVPRNFFYASIFLTPMALILAHTAAPNPVEQLAQARLVDTLLGSLAGMVGAVVLWRRASAARLPQTIVDVLENTRTTLLAVLDPEVEPSADRTYRLRRDLRSALVSLRGVYDSAIGDVPRAESTQPLWPVVVAAQRSGYLALSALALEKPPPASQITLQRLDLAFDELIASLRKRRTPRLGALPRLVDYPRINMELRALSSSMRTAVAEDTRAAEREQQRRAQRERRRAQEEVDADL; the protein is encoded by the coding sequence ATGGGGACCGTGCATGACCAGGGGGCCACGACGAGCAGCGGAGCAGACGACCCGACACCGAGCGAGCCCGTCTGGAACCCGCCGACGCGCGTGCGTCCCAAAGTCGCCGAGCGCCCGCACCAGCGCGTCGACCTGAAGGCGCTGTTCGGCCTGGCCTCGGGCGGCTGGGCGTGGAGCACCGCCGTGAAGGCCGCCGTGGCGATGGCGTCCTCCTTCGGACTGGCCGCGGTGCTGTTCGGGCCGCAGGTGGGCACGCTGGCGGCGCTGGGCTCGATGACGGTCCTCTACGAGAAGGACACCCCTTTCCAGTACCGCTCGGTGGCCCTGGCCGTGGTCGGGCTCGGCTTCGTGACCTGCGTCGCCATCGGTTCGCTCAGCGGGATGAACCCGTGGGCCGCGGCCCTGGCCATCGGCGCGGTGGCCGGTGCGGCCACCTGGCTGTGCGGAGCGCTGCGGGTGGACCGGCCCGGCGCCCTGTTCTTCGTCCTGGTCTGCGCCATCTCCACCATCGCCTCGGGCGGGCTGGCCGACGTGCCGCTTCATGCGCTGATCGCGGCGCTCGGCGCGGGCGTGGGCTGGCTGGTGTCGATGTCGGAGGGCCTGGTGCGCGGCCGCCATCCCGAGCACCGCGCCGTCGCCGACGCGTTCCACCAGTTGGCGGCTCTGCTGCGGGCGATCGGGACACCCCGCCTGGACCACGTCCAGCACGACGCCTCGATCGCGGTCGCCCGGGCCTGGCGCATCGTGCTGCTCAGCCAGACCCGCGGCTACCGCGACACCGCGACCGCGGCCCGGCTGCGCGCACTGCTGCGCTGGGTCTCCGACATCCACCTGGCCGCCACCGACGTCTCGCTGGCCCGCACCGAACGGCTGCCGGCCGTGGCGAGCGACTTCGCCGACGCGCTGGCCGGTGCCGTCGGCAAACCGGAGTTGGCCCCCGACGAGAACGAACTGGACGAGCTGCGCCGGGGCCTGCGCCCGCGCTCGCTGGAAGGCCGCCTGTACAGCCGGCTGGCCCGCACGGCGCAGGCGGCGCGGCGCAGCGAGCACGAGGTGCAGGGGCGGGGGCTGGAACTGCACGACGTCCGCTACCCGCCGCTGCTGCAGTCGCTGCGCTCCAGCCTGTCGCGCGGCTCGCTGCTGCGCCCCACGACGCTGCGCATGGGCATCACCGTGGCCGTCGCCGGGGTCGCCGGCCTGGCGCTGGGGATCGACCGGTTCTACTGGATCTCCATCACCGCGACGGCGGTCCTGCAGGGCGGCAACGTCGTGCTGACCGTCAACCGCTCACTCCAGCGCGCCCTGGGCACGCTGGTGGGCGTGCTCATCGGCGCACTGCTGCTGAGTGTGCAGCTGCCGCTGGCCGTCACGGTCGTGCTGGCCGCGTGCTTCATGGGGCTCACCCAGCTGGTGGTGCCACGCAACTTCTTCTACGCCAGCATCTTCCTGACACCCATGGCGCTGATCCTCGCGCACACCGCCGCCCCCAACCCGGTCGAGCAGCTCGCCCAGGCGCGCCTGGTGGACACCCTGCTGGGCTCGCTGGCCGGCATGGTCGGCGCGGTGGTGCTGTGGCGGCGCGCGTCGGCCGCGCGGCTGCCGCAGACCATCGTCGACGTGCTGGAGAACACCCGCACGACGCTGCTGGCGGTGCTCGACCCGGAGGTCGAGCCGAGTGCGGACCGCACCTACCGGCTGCGGCGCGACCTGCGCTCGGCGCTGGTGAGCCTGCGCGGCGTCTACGACAGCGCCATCGGCGACGTGCCGCGCGCCGAGTCCACCCAGCCGCTGTGGCCGGTGGTGGTGGCCGCGCAGCGCAGCGGGTACCTGGCGCTGTCGGCCCTGGCGCTGGAGAAGCCGCCGCCCGCCTCCCAGATCACCTTGCAGCGGCTGGATCTGGCCTTCGACGAGCTGATCGCCTCGCTGCGAAAACGGCGCACGCCGCGGCTGGGTGCGCTGCCGCGGCTGGTGGACTACCCGCGCATCAACATGGAGCTGCGCGCGCTGTCGTCGTCCATGCGCACGGCGGTGGCCGAGGACACGCGCGCAGCTGAGCGCGAACAGCAGCGCCGCGCCCAGCGGGAGCGCCGCCGGGCCCAGGAGGAGGTCGACGCCGACCTGTGA
- a CDS encoding FadR/GntR family transcriptional regulator encodes MAGRTGDFPPLTPQALTELLEDAVVSREWRPGDKLPSERRLAERYGVSRPVVREVLRRLQERGLIVVHPGRGSYVRRLRATEGGTSLELLVRRGDVRVRELVAARRMLETETAALAADQHTEEDARRMRDALAAFDAGRGVAAGADLDVAFHEAIAIASGNTVLQLMFGAIRPLTHGMVVRSLTDRETRRIGAPVHHDILAGILARKAEDAREAMARHIELAEELYGADLDRPLREVLQRRADHEPEVAALLERITGALHPPGDAPR; translated from the coding sequence ATGGCCGGCCGTACCGGGGACTTCCCTCCGCTGACACCGCAGGCGCTCACCGAGCTGCTGGAGGACGCCGTCGTGTCGCGGGAGTGGCGACCGGGGGACAAGCTCCCCTCCGAGCGCCGCCTGGCCGAGCGGTACGGCGTAAGCCGCCCGGTGGTGCGCGAGGTGCTGCGCCGCCTGCAGGAGCGCGGGCTCATCGTGGTGCATCCGGGCCGCGGCAGCTACGTCCGCAGGCTCCGGGCCACCGAGGGCGGTACGTCGCTGGAGCTCCTGGTGCGCCGCGGCGACGTGCGGGTGCGCGAGCTCGTCGCGGCCCGGCGGATGCTGGAGACCGAGACCGCGGCCCTCGCGGCGGACCAGCACACCGAGGAGGACGCCCGCAGGATGCGCGACGCGCTGGCCGCCTTCGACGCCGGCCGCGGTGTCGCCGCCGGCGCCGACCTCGATGTGGCCTTCCACGAGGCCATCGCGATCGCATCGGGAAACACCGTCCTGCAGCTCATGTTCGGCGCCATCCGGCCGCTGACGCACGGCATGGTGGTGCGCAGCCTGACCGACCGCGAGACCCGGCGCATCGGGGCCCCGGTCCACCACGACATCCTCGCGGGCATCCTCGCCCGCAAGGCCGAGGACGCCCGCGAGGCGATGGCGCGGCACATCGAGCTCGCCGAGGAGCTCTACGGCGCCGACCTCGACCGCCCGCTGCGCGAAGTCCTGCAGCGCCGTGCCGACCATGAGCCGGAGGTGGCCGCGCTGCTGGAGCGCATAACCGGAGCGCTCCACCCGCCCGGTGACGCCCCTCGGTGA
- a CDS encoding mandelate racemase/muconate lactonizing enzyme family protein, whose amino-acid sequence MKIVAVETLRTGIRPNLCFVQLHTDTGAVGLGEAFYGPAAVEGYLHEQAAPELLGQADPAPEPLAHRLRPYTGYQGSGAETRGNGAVDMAAWDLLGQRAGMPLVDLLGGAVHESVPVYNTCAGARYVAASSRQESDNWGMSPEQGAEEPFEDLRAFLHRPGELAAELRAEGIGGMKIWPFDQAAERSGGAWISHDDLARGVGTVESVREAVGFDMEVMVELHGLWYPAAAAEICRALQPLRPAWVEDPVRPDAAESLARLRSETGVRVAAGETCTGRRAFLPLLAAGAVDVVTVDPGWTGGVTEAHKVASLADAHGAAVAPHDCTGPVSLGVATHLVCNAPNGLVQESVRAFLRTWYPLLAEGLPEIAGGRTAPTRAPGHGIRLRPEFLARTDTRSRVTRL is encoded by the coding sequence GTGAAGATCGTCGCCGTCGAGACGCTGCGCACCGGCATCCGCCCCAACCTGTGCTTCGTGCAGCTGCACACCGACACCGGCGCCGTCGGGCTCGGCGAGGCGTTCTACGGCCCCGCCGCGGTCGAGGGCTACCTCCACGAGCAGGCCGCCCCCGAACTCCTCGGCCAGGCCGATCCGGCGCCCGAGCCGCTGGCCCACCGGCTGCGGCCCTACACCGGCTACCAGGGCAGCGGCGCGGAGACCCGCGGCAACGGCGCCGTGGACATGGCGGCCTGGGACCTGCTCGGGCAGCGGGCGGGGATGCCCCTCGTCGACCTGCTGGGCGGCGCGGTACACGAGTCGGTCCCGGTGTACAACACCTGCGCGGGGGCGCGATACGTGGCCGCAAGCAGCCGCCAGGAGTCGGACAACTGGGGGATGTCCCCGGAACAGGGCGCGGAAGAGCCCTTCGAGGACCTGCGCGCCTTCCTCCACCGGCCCGGCGAGCTGGCGGCCGAACTGCGGGCCGAGGGGATCGGCGGCATGAAGATCTGGCCGTTCGACCAGGCGGCCGAGCGCTCCGGGGGTGCTTGGATATCGCACGACGACCTCGCGCGGGGTGTGGGGACCGTGGAGTCCGTGCGCGAGGCCGTCGGGTTCGACATGGAGGTGATGGTGGAGCTCCACGGCCTGTGGTACCCCGCCGCCGCGGCCGAGATCTGCCGCGCCCTTCAGCCCCTGCGGCCCGCCTGGGTGGAGGACCCCGTCCGCCCCGACGCCGCCGAGTCCCTGGCGCGGCTGCGCTCCGAGACCGGGGTACGGGTGGCCGCGGGCGAGACGTGCACGGGCCGTCGGGCGTTCCTGCCGCTGCTGGCCGCCGGCGCGGTGGACGTCGTAACCGTCGACCCCGGTTGGACCGGCGGTGTCACCGAGGCGCACAAGGTCGCTTCGCTCGCCGACGCCCACGGCGCCGCAGTCGCCCCCCACGACTGCACCGGCCCGGTCTCGCTCGGCGTCGCGACGCACCTGGTATGCAACGCACCCAACGGACTCGTGCAGGAGAGCGTGCGGGCGTTCCTGCGTACCTGGTACCCCCTCCTCGCCGAAGGGCTGCCGGAGATCGCGGGCGGCCGCACCGCCCCCACGCGCGCGCCCGGCCACGGCATCCGGTTGCGCCCCGAGTTCCTCGCCCGCACCGACACGCGCAGCCGCGTGACGCGGCTGTAG
- a CDS encoding zinc-dependent alcohol dehydrogenase has product MDGRTPAAGDTMPALRWHGPRDLRLDTVAVPEPGPGTVLVAVERVGLCGTDLEEYTDGPVQIPAAAAHPLSDRRAPVVLGHEVVGRVAACPGGELRTGARVVPDVVVGCGRCWWCGRHQPGLCPTGAVRGLQDDGGLAHYMAADAARAVEVPEHVPADAAGFAEPLSVAVRALRKAGDLSGACVAVLGAGTIGLLTAAVAAARGAGRVLAVDPVATRRRLAEGFGAAAAPPDGAADLVGDASCGRGADVVVECSGTPPAAAQAPLLARRGGTVVLVGTPPPGTGIAVREVVAREQRVLGSVAHIWDEDTAAAVALLSRGTIDPSPLLSAVVRLEDAVHGGFERLLRDRDALKVLVAPGPAEAPGGAPVPAAPSPRP; this is encoded by the coding sequence ATGGACGGCCGCACTCCCGCCGCCGGGGACACGATGCCCGCCCTGCGCTGGCACGGGCCCCGCGACCTCCGCCTGGACACGGTCGCAGTGCCCGAGCCGGGACCGGGTACCGTCCTGGTCGCCGTGGAGCGCGTCGGCCTGTGCGGCACCGACCTGGAGGAATACACCGACGGCCCCGTGCAGATCCCCGCCGCCGCGGCGCATCCGCTCTCGGACCGGCGGGCGCCCGTGGTCCTGGGACACGAGGTCGTGGGCCGGGTGGCGGCCTGTCCCGGTGGGGAGCTGCGGACAGGCGCCCGGGTGGTGCCCGACGTGGTCGTGGGGTGCGGCCGCTGCTGGTGGTGCGGCCGCCATCAGCCGGGCCTGTGCCCGACGGGCGCCGTGCGCGGACTGCAGGACGACGGCGGCCTGGCGCACTACATGGCGGCCGACGCCGCCCGCGCCGTGGAGGTCCCCGAGCACGTGCCGGCCGACGCGGCGGGTTTCGCCGAGCCGCTGTCGGTCGCCGTGCGTGCGCTGCGCAAGGCCGGAGACCTCTCCGGGGCCTGTGTGGCCGTGCTCGGCGCCGGAACGATCGGGCTGCTGACCGCCGCGGTCGCCGCCGCCCGCGGCGCCGGCCGGGTGCTCGCCGTCGATCCGGTCGCGACGCGGCGCCGGCTCGCCGAGGGGTTCGGGGCGGCCGCGGCGCCACCCGACGGTGCCGCCGACCTCGTGGGGGACGCCTCGTGCGGCCGCGGCGCCGATGTCGTGGTCGAGTGCTCGGGCACGCCGCCGGCGGCGGCCCAGGCGCCCCTGCTCGCCCGGCGCGGCGGAACCGTCGTCCTGGTCGGCACGCCGCCGCCGGGCACCGGCATCGCCGTACGGGAGGTCGTCGCGCGCGAGCAGCGCGTCCTCGGCAGCGTCGCCCACATCTGGGACGAGGACACGGCCGCGGCGGTGGCGCTGCTGTCCCGGGGCACGATCGACCCCTCTCCCCTGCTCTCCGCCGTGGTGCGGCTCGAAGACGCCGTTCACGGCGGGTTCGAACGCCTGCTGCGCGACCGGGACGCACTCAAGGTCCTCGTCGCGCCCGGCCCGGCCGAGGCACCCGGCGGTGCCCCGGTCCCCGCTGCGCCAAGCCCGCGACCGTGA
- a CDS encoding cellulase-like family protein, with product MTETGPVRAITMWDFSWLERRWPGAGYEDWDRALDELVERGYDAVRIDPYPHLLAADAAAEWELLPIWDQHDWGAPGRIGVRVEPALTDFVAACARRGVAVALSSWFRPDTTGRHRDLRSPADLAAIWTATLDRLAEAGLLGSLLYVDLCNEYPLQLWAPWLGREDDPSRLEPDVHRWMTESLAAVRESHPGLPYCFSFATELRNWSRQDVSALDLLEPHVWMAHPEVSDFHDQVGYDLEACTFDPRQFAALVAGGEALYRSRPEHWNALLRSAVADMARWSRATGKPLVTTEAWAVINYKDWPRADWGWVKELCEIGVEEALRTGRWAAVCTSNFCGPQFVGMWRDVAWHRRLTDRIRGAPAEVSLTTAG from the coding sequence ATGACCGAGACCGGACCCGTCCGCGCGATCACCATGTGGGACTTCTCGTGGCTGGAACGGCGGTGGCCCGGCGCCGGATACGAGGATTGGGACCGCGCGCTGGACGAGCTCGTGGAGCGCGGCTACGACGCCGTCCGCATCGACCCCTACCCCCACCTGCTCGCGGCCGATGCCGCCGCCGAGTGGGAGCTGCTGCCGATCTGGGACCAGCACGACTGGGGCGCCCCGGGCCGCATCGGAGTGCGGGTCGAGCCGGCGCTGACCGACTTCGTCGCCGCGTGCGCCCGCCGCGGCGTCGCGGTCGCCCTGTCGAGCTGGTTCCGGCCCGACACGACCGGGCGGCACAGAGACCTGCGGTCCCCCGCCGACCTCGCCGCGATCTGGACGGCCACGCTCGACCGGCTCGCCGAGGCCGGGCTGCTCGGCTCGCTGCTGTATGTGGACCTGTGCAACGAGTACCCGCTGCAGCTGTGGGCGCCGTGGCTGGGACGGGAGGATGACCCCTCCCGGTTGGAGCCCGACGTCCACCGCTGGATGACCGAGTCGCTGGCGGCGGTGCGCGAGAGCCATCCCGGCCTGCCCTACTGCTTCTCCTTCGCCACGGAGCTGCGCAACTGGAGCCGGCAGGACGTATCGGCGCTGGACCTGCTGGAGCCGCACGTGTGGATGGCCCACCCCGAGGTGAGCGACTTCCACGACCAGGTCGGCTACGACCTCGAAGCCTGCACGTTCGACCCCCGGCAGTTCGCCGCTCTCGTCGCCGGCGGCGAGGCCCTCTACCGCAGCCGCCCCGAGCACTGGAACGCCCTGCTGCGCTCGGCTGTGGCCGACATGGCCCGATGGTCGCGGGCGACCGGAAAGCCGCTGGTCACCACGGAGGCATGGGCGGTCATCAACTACAAGGACTGGCCGCGCGCCGACTGGGGCTGGGTCAAGGAGCTGTGCGAGATCGGCGTGGAGGAGGCGCTGCGTACGGGCCGCTGGGCGGCCGTGTGCACCAGCAACTTCTGCGGACCGCAGTTCGTCGGCATGTGGCGCGACGTGGCCTGGCACCGCCGGCTGACCGACCGCATCCGCGGCGCCCCGGCCGAAGTCTCGCTGACTACCGCCGGCTGA
- a CDS encoding MFS transporter, with product MHSSTGPTGERGAGSGTGGDAAPKARASGRFITLLVLNQFGIWLAILPPATVTLALRVEQVVGPAEKESALARLLSIGVLLALVGTPLFGRLSDRTSGRLGRRRPWILGGIVMTFAALTLVATGPTVPLLLAGWCLAQLSISAAFAATTALIPDKIPVEQRGFVSGLMGMMIPVGTLAGHFLVQLAPNIQQYPGSIVLMFLAPAGAGVLACTAFVVLVGDTDQPPAVLEPYGLRQFLRSFWVNPVRHPDFAWTFASRFLVYMGYSTLMGYQVYYLTDHLGRSSGETPRLVFYVTLAMALASVASAWSGGKWSDRTGRRKPFVFGSAAVMALGFAGVAYAPEYPVFLAMAAVIGLGHGLFLAVDLALVSQVLPNPDDTAKDMGVFNFANTLPQSLAPALAPYLLAIGAAGGTGNYAALFVAAAVFGLAGAVAIYPVAQAR from the coding sequence ATGCACTCCAGCACCGGGCCGACCGGCGAAAGGGGCGCCGGCAGCGGAACAGGAGGCGACGCCGCGCCGAAGGCGCGGGCGAGCGGCCGGTTCATCACCCTGCTGGTGCTCAACCAGTTCGGCATCTGGCTGGCGATCCTGCCGCCGGCGACCGTGACGCTCGCGCTGCGCGTCGAGCAGGTCGTCGGCCCCGCCGAAAAGGAGTCGGCGCTGGCCCGCCTGCTGAGCATCGGCGTGCTGCTGGCCCTGGTGGGTACGCCGCTGTTCGGACGGCTCTCGGATCGCACGAGCGGGCGGCTCGGCCGCCGCCGGCCGTGGATCCTCGGCGGCATCGTCATGACGTTCGCGGCCCTGACGCTGGTGGCCACCGGCCCCACCGTGCCGCTGCTGCTCGCGGGCTGGTGCCTGGCCCAGCTGTCCATCAGCGCGGCGTTCGCCGCCACGACCGCGCTGATCCCCGACAAGATCCCGGTCGAGCAGCGCGGCTTCGTATCGGGACTGATGGGCATGATGATCCCGGTCGGCACGCTGGCCGGGCACTTCCTGGTGCAGCTGGCCCCGAACATCCAGCAGTACCCGGGCAGCATCGTGCTCATGTTCCTGGCACCGGCCGGCGCGGGCGTGCTGGCCTGCACGGCGTTCGTGGTGCTCGTGGGCGACACCGACCAGCCGCCTGCGGTTTTGGAGCCCTACGGCCTGCGGCAGTTCCTGCGCAGCTTCTGGGTGAACCCGGTGCGCCACCCCGACTTCGCCTGGACCTTCGCCAGCCGGTTCCTGGTCTACATGGGCTACTCGACGCTCATGGGCTACCAGGTGTACTACCTCACCGACCATCTGGGCCGCAGCTCCGGCGAGACCCCGCGGCTGGTGTTCTACGTGACGCTGGCGATGGCACTGGCGAGCGTGGCCAGCGCCTGGTCGGGCGGCAAGTGGTCCGACCGCACGGGCCGTCGCAAGCCGTTCGTCTTCGGGTCGGCGGCCGTGATGGCGCTGGGCTTCGCCGGCGTGGCCTACGCCCCCGAGTACCCGGTTTTTCTGGCCATGGCCGCCGTGATCGGCCTGGGCCACGGCCTGTTCCTCGCCGTGGATCTGGCGCTGGTCAGCCAGGTGCTGCCGAACCCCGACGACACCGCCAAGGACATGGGCGTGTTCAACTTCGCCAACACGCTCCCCCAGTCCCTTGCGCCGGCGCTGGCGCCCTACCTGCTGGCGATCGGCGCCGCGGGCGGCACGGGCAACTACGCGGCGCTGTTCGTCGCGGCGGCCGTCTTCGGGCTGGCCGGCGCCGTGGCGATCTACCCGGTGGCCCAAGCGCGGTGA